The Macaca nemestrina isolate mMacNem1 chromosome 17, mMacNem.hap1, whole genome shotgun sequence genome contains the following window.
AGATGATGCCATATTGGGCCAGCTCGTGCAGCTCCAGGTGGTTGAAGGCCTCCCAAGGGCAGATGACCGTGATGTCTGTGGGAGAAAGGGGCCTGGATCAGAGAGGATCCCATGGCCCAGGGACCCCACCCCTGTGGCCTTGTTTCCCACAGCCCAGGTGTAGCCCTACAGTGTGCTGAGTGGGGGCGTGCAGACCCTGGCGTGGGGCCCTCCTCTGGGGACACACTGGCTGTAGGGGAAGGAGGGTGCGGCAGGTCCAGGGGAGGGAACCAGAGGAGGGTGGGGCTTGCTGAAGGGGGAGGAGGCAGCAAGGGGTTCTGTTCTTTCCCAGACCCCTCCCCTCACCTGGTGCAAGTGTCCCAAATGGGAACAGCCTCACCTTCCAGATCCAGTGGATCTGGAGCTCAGTGTTGGGGGAAGAAGTGATGGACAGGCTGGGGGTCTCTAAGTGAAAAGCAGGGGAGGtgggggccgaggtgggctgcATTGGGCCCTGGGCGTGCTCGGTGTGCCTGGGGGGACCTGGGCAGACCTCAGGTTGGCACTGGCAGCCGTCGTACCTGTTCCCAGGCCTTCCATTCCAGGGATGTCATCCCCAAACCTGCAAGGACAGAGCAGTCAGGGACATGGCGGGGCCCAGCCCTGGCTCAGTCAGCCTGAGGCCTGAGGTCATCTCTAGCCTTCCTAGGAGATGAGGCATTTGTCTGGGAGCCCAGTGGGCAGAGACCCGCCTCCTCCCCAACCTCCTGGGGCTTGGTGGGCCTGAGGGGGCGTCCTTCACAGACCCACAGTGAGTCTGCTACCCCGAGCATCATGGGGCTGAGGCCCAGAAAAGGAGGTGCAAGCCCCAGGGTGCTAGGCAGGTGCGTGCCCTGAGGGAGTACGGAGGGGGTGCGTGGTTGGTGTATGGTTTGAGTGTAGATTTGTGAAGGTGGCTTGTCTGTGAGTGTGCCTCACGTGTGCACATGTGGCGGTATGAGCATGTTTGTGCACACACATGAGAGTGTCATGCCTGTGTGTGCACCCACGTGTAAGTGGACACTCCTTGGTGCATTGTGCCGTGGCTGTCCCTGGGTGGCAgtggctgtattttttttttttttttttgagatggagtctcactctgccgcccaggctggagtgcagtggtgtgatctcagctcactgcaagctctgcctcctgggttcacaccattctcctgcctcagcctaccaaatagctgggactacaggcgcctgccaccacgcccggctaattttttgtatttttcagtagagacaggtttcaccgtgttagccaggatggtctcaatctcttgacctcgtgatctgcccacctcagcctcccaaagtgctgggattacagatgtgagccacggcgcctggccggCAGTGGCTATATTTTCAAGCATGGTTGGCAGTAGCATCTGGAGCAGGTGACAGGAGCCCCCagttccccttccccctcctccatcCCTGCTCAGGCCCTCAGGCACCGCCCTACCTACCCCAGCTGTGAGGCTGGGATCGCTCACCCAGTACAGTGGCCCAAGGCCCTGCCGTGCCTCCCCTTCCTGTGCAGCTTTCAGAGGCCCCATCCCCCAACTCTGCTTACCCTTGGACGCCTTTCTTTGGGGGCTTGCTCTTGAACTGCCTGGTTTGTCGCTGCTTAAATTTAGGGGGTCCTTTCCTGGGGGTGACAGGTCCCCCGACCACCCTGGTGGCTGACCGGAACTCAGCCTTGGGCGGCTCCAGGTTCATGGCGAGGCTGATGGAGACACCGTGGCAACCCTGGCTCCTGGACTCCCTCCTGCTGCAATCTGGGGACAGACCGGGCCCGGGTCTCAGTCAGCCCTCCTGCTTCCAACCCTTGTGGGGGTCTCAACCCACCGGTGGAGGGGCTGAGACCCAGCCCCACCAGCCCCAGCGTCATCCAGACAGCCCCTGCAATCTGCCCTGGGGCAGCTAGCCTGCCAGCCCTGCTCGGGCCACCCACCGTCCACTGGCGCACTCCTATTCCCCTTGCCTAGTGGATGCCCCCCCAGCAACGCTGGCCACACACAGCTCCGGCCTCTCCCCTGCGTCCTGgcctccctcaccccaccccacaatCCACAGCAAacctagcctcccagcctgggGCAGGTCCTGAGCCTGGAGTCCTCACCGCCTCCCTGTGGGTGACCACTGACAACCTCCTGCCCCTTCCCCCGCATTCCCCACCCCAGGGGAGCGTGACTGGGGAGCATTCAACTGCtactcttgtttgtttgtttgtttgttttttgagacagagttttgctcttgtcgcccgggctggagtgcagcagcacaatcttggctcactacaacctccgcctcccaggttcaagtgattctcctgcctcagcctcctgagcagttgggattacaggtgcccgccaccacgcctggctaatttttgcttttttttttttttttttc
Protein-coding sequences here:
- the LOC105469302 gene encoding retinal rod rhodopsin-sensitive cGMP 3',5'-cyclic phosphodiesterase subunit gamma; amino-acid sequence: MNLEPPKAEFRSATRVVGGPVTPRKGPPKFKQRQTRQFKSKPPKKGVQGFGDDIPGMEGLGTDITVICPWEAFNHLELHELAQYGII